Proteins encoded together in one Desulfobacterales bacterium window:
- the tssE gene encoding type VI secretion system baseplate subunit TssE produces the protein MKEINMDNPKSSFKARASLMDRLVDQHPASHREARPLRTLSRKRLKESLSRDLEWLLNTRTSLPAAVFDEMDLTVIDYGIPDFGSCFTANEEDHKRLAGRVKKAITVFEPRLKNVHVRLQPVSGNEKVLKMVIEADMVVENVRKPVSFLTVVQNGTVEIHEK, from the coding sequence ATGAAGGAGATTAACATGGACAACCCGAAATCATCTTTCAAAGCCAGGGCCTCCCTGATGGACCGGTTGGTGGATCAGCATCCGGCATCACATCGGGAGGCGCGTCCCCTGCGCACACTGAGCCGAAAGAGACTGAAAGAATCCTTAAGCCGGGATCTGGAGTGGCTGTTAAATACACGCACTTCACTCCCGGCTGCAGTCTTTGATGAAATGGATCTGACCGTTATCGATTATGGGATACCGGATTTCGGCTCCTGTTTTACGGCCAATGAAGAGGATCATAAACGCCTGGCCGGAAGGGTCAAAAAAGCCATTACGGTTTTTGAGCCTCGGCTGAAAAACGTCCACGTGCGCCTGCAACCCGTCAGCGGCAATGAAAAAGTCCTCAAAATGGTCATTGAAGCGGATATGGTGGTGGAAAACGTCCGAAAACCGGTTTCCTTTCTGACCGTCGTTCAAAACGGCACGGTGGAGATTCATGAGAAATAA
- a CDS encoding type VI secretion system tube protein Hcp, whose amino-acid sequence MSSNTYIKFDTVKGESTDKGHADWIEILSWSHSFSQPASPIRSSAGSTVERAQHSDLNISKYIDSATDDLLGACWKGKQFEKVTLECFKSDGDNTPLKFLEIDLEDVIVSNFSISGGGGSLPMESISLSYSKVQYIYNAKNKDKGEQADGAQPISHDLKTNEVA is encoded by the coding sequence ATGTCTTCGAATACATATATCAAATTTGATACGGTTAAAGGAGAAAGCACCGATAAAGGCCATGCAGACTGGATCGAAATACTGTCGTGGAGCCACAGTTTCAGTCAGCCCGCTTCGCCGATTCGATCTTCGGCCGGATCGACTGTCGAAAGAGCGCAGCATTCAGATTTAAACATCTCGAAATATATTGATTCAGCCACTGACGATCTTCTGGGCGCCTGCTGGAAAGGAAAACAGTTTGAAAAAGTAACCCTCGAATGCTTTAAATCCGACGGAGACAACACACCGCTCAAATTCCTGGAAATTGATCTGGAAGATGTGATCGTCTCCAATTTCAGCATATCCGGCGGTGGCGGAAGCCTGCCGATGGAAAGCATCTCTTTGTCATACAGCAAAGTGCAATACATCTATAACGCCAAAAACAAGGACAAGGGTGAACAGGCAGACGGCGCTCAACCCATTTCACATGATTTAAAAACAAATGAAGTCGCCTGA